In one Cloacibacillus porcorum genomic region, the following are encoded:
- a CDS encoding glycosyltransferase family 4 protein has product MKILHYVDENKLAWGETWIQLIHELAVQGVDNFVVCRPGGSLPQRLTEEGIPFAVSTPFIQSLPITNLGFGKILKREKPDIIHTRLSAAARIGGWWGKCYGIPVVETIDKYPKIKYYKNASMIFPCSNAVLQHMEKKGFPPEKMVVVYNPVDILRYRRDDIVRENVRNKYGVPKDTKIILGAGRFIDWKGFEYLIDAYFEVTNNYKTPYDTRLWLVGDGPEMKKYRDLSEKYQLTDRIEFHGFARDIRPWLWAADIFVQPSQLPEGFSLMLLEAMAAGLPSIATNIGGTLDIIKDGYNGWFMGVGIDSGLAEKLFSVIGDDQLLSCVALKALESANEFNVRRIAHETITLYRKILER; this is encoded by the coding sequence ATGAAAATACTCCATTATGTTGACGAAAACAAACTCGCATGGGGAGAAACTTGGATACAACTTATTCACGAGCTTGCGGTACAGGGAGTCGATAATTTTGTAGTATGCCGCCCTGGTGGGAGCTTACCTCAGAGACTTACGGAAGAAGGTATACCATTTGCCGTATCAACACCTTTCATTCAGTCACTGCCGATCACTAATTTGGGGTTCGGTAAGATATTAAAAAGAGAAAAGCCCGATATAATACATACGCGGTTATCTGCGGCAGCACGCATTGGCGGTTGGTGGGGCAAATGTTATGGTATACCAGTTGTTGAAACTATAGATAAATACCCGAAAATAAAATATTACAAAAATGCTTCAATGATTTTTCCATGTTCTAACGCTGTACTGCAACATATGGAAAAAAAGGGTTTCCCTCCAGAAAAAATGGTTGTTGTCTATAATCCGGTAGATATATTGCGGTATAGACGTGATGATATAGTGCGCGAAAATGTTCGAAATAAGTATGGCGTGCCTAAAGACACAAAAATCATTCTCGGAGCGGGCAGATTTATAGATTGGAAGGGCTTTGAGTATCTGATAGATGCTTACTTTGAGGTGACAAACAATTATAAAACGCCCTATGACACGCGGCTATGGCTTGTGGGCGACGGACCTGAGATGAAAAAATATAGGGATTTATCCGAAAAATACCAGCTTACAGATAGAATAGAATTTCATGGTTTTGCTAGAGATATAAGACCATGGTTGTGGGCAGCTGATATCTTTGTTCAGCCATCCCAACTCCCAGAGGGGTTCAGCCTCATGCTACTTGAAGCCATGGCAGCTGGACTTCCGTCTATTGCTACGAATATTGGTGGAACGCTTGATATAATCAAAGACGGGTATAATGGTTGGTTTATGGGCGTTGGTATAGATAGTGGCCTTGCAGAAAAGCTTTTCAGTGTTATCGGGGATGATCAGTTACTTTCTTGTGTTGCGTTGAAAGCTTTGGAAAGCGCTAATGAATTCAATGTTCGGAGAATAGCCCATGAAACAATAACTTTGTATCGAAAAATATTAGAAAGATAG
- a CDS encoding glycosyltransferase family 9 protein: MKYFLDRGGIGDILIRLPYYHYLYRSGIELKILIPKDKYPVLSMFLPANSLEVINQGLLAHSRCYSIYLKMKYNISDSDALYIPITYNHKKILDAAQRLNMPTFVYEGEMVTCDLASYGFKIIERIKGADNAVLHVSRHVDSYFRSLFGGLPSYEELFLSYPKMLRDTKLQRCYDLVIMTDAGAKYRRYPTELWQKFLNMLPVALRIVQVGEDDLSLSHPNLTRVRGASISEIFSIIKDTPLFVGNETGLTHWAYLCGNRALCILGGGDRNRFLPWDIKDIHVISLFDKSCICRGWHCHKHQLGDAAAPCILSITPEEIYQGFLEIRDKL, from the coding sequence GTGAAGTACTTTCTTGATAGAGGCGGAATAGGTGATATTCTGATTCGTTTGCCTTACTACCACTATTTATATAGGAGCGGCATAGAATTAAAGATACTGATTCCTAAAGACAAATATCCTGTTCTATCAATGTTCCTCCCTGCTAATTCTCTGGAAGTTATTAATCAGGGACTATTGGCTCATAGCCGTTGTTATTCAATTTACCTGAAAATGAAATATAATATTTCTGATAGTGATGCTTTATATATCCCGATTACGTATAATCATAAAAAAATCCTGGATGCCGCACAGAGGCTAAATATGCCTACTTTTGTATATGAAGGTGAGATGGTAACCTGCGATTTGGCCTCTTATGGATTTAAAATCATAGAAAGAATTAAAGGAGCGGATAATGCAGTGCTTCATGTAAGCAGGCATGTTGATAGCTACTTCCGTTCGTTGTTTGGCGGATTACCCTCATACGAAGAGCTGTTTCTTTCATATCCCAAGATGTTGAGGGACACAAAGCTCCAGCGGTGCTATGATCTGGTGATAATGACCGATGCGGGGGCAAAATATAGACGTTATCCGACTGAGCTATGGCAAAAATTTCTTAACATGCTTCCTGTTGCACTGCGTATCGTCCAGGTGGGAGAAGATGATTTATCTCTTAGCCACCCGAATTTAACTAGAGTGCGGGGTGCGAGTATCTCTGAAATTTTCTCTATCATAAAAGATACGCCATTGTTTGTTGGCAATGAAACGGGACTTACACATTGGGCATATTTATGTGGGAACCGCGCTCTATGTATATTGGGAGGAGGAGATCGAAACCGTTTCCTTCCGTGGGATATAAAGGATATACACGTAATTTCTTTATTTGATAAAAGTTGTATCTGCAGAGGCTGGCATTGTCATAAGCACCAATTGGGCGATGCGGCTGCGCCGTGTATTCTATCTATAACTCCCGAAGAAATATACCAGGGATTTCTTGAGATACGTGATAAATTATAA
- the gspC gene encoding type II secretion system protein GspC, with protein MSLIASIKNKITDRLKYDGSYEQVVKLYGGLRSSFTGGEKAGKRGGSRMLTPALFVCGLFAGLCLCWMVKGVLLSLRLDADIAAASRVSGRAPSFANAKGSGGLGDFTAANPFKADLPVKEDKATTGRTVALDSLSLQGTLPNIGAWISDPEGTKLFLKGQTVNGYTLEKIKYGEVLLTDGKSEHTLYLFLSGGTAPRAQTPPPASPRTPKPTSPKLDFSGVEPASEGKEGAVPRELVDALLMNPYDELGKLRMVPADDGSGMQLERIAPDSVFARVGVAQGDVIQAVNGVTISNMADAANAVNSLMAGTRFDVTVQRKGKPLELKYQVK; from the coding sequence ATGAGCCTTATCGCCTCCATAAAAAACAAGATAACGGACCGTCTTAAATACGACGGCTCCTACGAACAGGTAGTAAAACTTTACGGCGGTCTCCGCTCCTCCTTTACCGGCGGAGAAAAGGCCGGGAAGAGAGGCGGCTCGCGTATGCTGACGCCGGCGTTGTTTGTCTGCGGACTATTCGCGGGGCTCTGTCTGTGCTGGATGGTAAAGGGAGTGCTGCTCTCTCTGCGCCTTGACGCCGATATCGCCGCCGCCTCAAGGGTCAGCGGCCGCGCGCCCTCCTTTGCGAACGCGAAGGGCAGCGGTGGGCTGGGAGACTTCACCGCAGCGAACCCCTTCAAGGCCGATCTGCCGGTGAAAGAGGATAAAGCGACGACGGGTCGCACGGTGGCGCTTGACTCCCTCTCTCTTCAGGGAACGTTGCCTAACATCGGAGCCTGGATAAGCGATCCCGAGGGAACGAAGCTGTTCCTGAAGGGACAGACTGTAAACGGCTATACGTTGGAAAAGATAAAATACGGAGAGGTGCTCCTTACCGACGGTAAGAGCGAGCATACCCTATACCTATTCCTCTCGGGAGGGACCGCACCCAGGGCTCAGACGCCTCCGCCGGCTTCTCCGAGGACGCCGAAGCCAACCTCGCCGAAGCTTGATTTTTCCGGCGTCGAACCGGCATCGGAGGGAAAAGAGGGGGCTGTGCCGCGCGAGCTTGTCGACGCGCTGCTGATGAACCCTTACGACGAACTCGGCAAGCTGCGGATGGTGCCGGCAGATGACGGTTCCGGCATGCAGCTTGAGCGTATCGCGCCTGACAGCGTCTTCGCCCGTGTCGGCGTCGCACAGGGGGATGTTATACAGGCGGTCAACGGCGTCACCATTTCTAATATGGCTGATGCCGCTAACGCCGTGAACTCGCTGATGGCGGGGACGCGCTTCGACGTTACCGTACAGCGCAAGGGAAAACCCCTTGAGCTTAAGTACCAGGTGAAATAA
- a CDS encoding type II secretion system F family protein: protein MPLYKAEVYTLAGEKKQLRKEAASENDLLRELGEAKYVIISVKEEKPRTWSFAGRSRRKNLTLEEQYLFCTTLSSFMRSGLSMTEVLRLLQKQTRDKNLKPIYTQLRESVEGGRSLAGSMTALGVFRPSLVGMVESGERSASLAEILEKAGELIQNEISLRRKIQSSLTYPVLMLIVGLGVVVFLLSFVVPRLTALVVESGAELPFITEMLIFVSNAVRVGFLPFIAVVAIVVFWMRRSNKKINLPMFKDIRDNLAFALIFSQSGTLLRAGIPLVQALKLTEPLDPVKGRLSVVSEHIRQGYRFSQALEKEGSFPEEIVTIIRVGESGSNLPDAAVRLGASCWEYAQSSMQKWATLAEPLIILVMGVLVGFVVVAVLLPIFDLSSLAGR from the coding sequence ATGCCGCTCTATAAGGCCGAAGTCTACACTCTGGCGGGGGAGAAAAAGCAGCTCCGCAAAGAGGCGGCGAGCGAGAACGATCTGCTTCGCGAACTTGGCGAGGCAAAATATGTGATCATCAGCGTGAAAGAGGAAAAGCCGCGCACCTGGTCCTTTGCGGGACGGTCGCGCAGGAAAAACCTGACGCTGGAAGAGCAATACCTCTTCTGTACCACGCTCTCTTCCTTTATGCGCAGCGGTCTCTCGATGACCGAGGTGCTGCGCCTGCTGCAAAAGCAGACGCGTGACAAAAATCTCAAGCCGATATACACGCAGCTGCGCGAATCGGTGGAGGGAGGGCGTTCGCTCGCCGGTTCGATGACCGCGCTCGGCGTCTTCCGTCCAAGCCTCGTCGGGATGGTGGAGTCTGGAGAAAGATCCGCCTCTCTCGCCGAAATCCTCGAAAAGGCCGGCGAACTCATCCAGAACGAAATATCGCTGCGCCGAAAGATACAGTCCTCGCTGACCTATCCAGTACTGATGCTTATTGTCGGCCTTGGCGTCGTCGTATTCCTTCTCAGCTTTGTTGTGCCGCGCCTCACCGCGCTCGTCGTGGAGTCCGGCGCGGAGCTGCCCTTCATAACCGAGATGCTGATCTTTGTTTCTAACGCCGTCCGCGTAGGATTCCTCCCATTTATTGCAGTTGTGGCGATTGTCGTGTTCTGGATGCGCCGCAGCAACAAAAAAATCAACCTGCCGATGTTCAAAGATATCCGCGACAACCTGGCCTTCGCGCTGATCTTCAGCCAGAGCGGCACGCTGCTGCGCGCCGGAATCCCACTGGTGCAGGCTCTCAAACTGACGGAGCCGCTGGACCCCGTCAAAGGACGCCTCTCAGTCGTCTCCGAACATATCCGCCAGGGCTACCGTTTTTCTCAGGCACTTGAGAAAGAGGGCTCATTCCCCGAGGAGATCGTGACGATAATCCGTGTCGGAGAAAGCGGCAGCAACCTCCCGGACGCCGCCGTGCGCCTGGGCGCCAGCTGCTGGGAATACGCCCAGTCCTCAATGCAAAAATGGGCGACCCTCGCGGAACCGCTGATCATCCTGGTGATGGGCGTGCTCGTCGGCTTCGTAGTAGTTGCCGTGCTGCTGCCGATATTCGATCTGTCGAGTTTGGCGGGGAGGTAA
- a CDS encoding PulJ/GspJ family protein, which yields MLGRRGFTLIEVMVAVMVLALTTTAAIKLTIMAQNTLSAVKEKESLLNAAQAVEAGISTKELSDAGTSGDFKWETKDKETEMFGEKFGRLDFDKAGSDDSGEALKVKWREITVADKKNKKIILYIPSKEDAEEEAAAASSTDIIKSGSRGDKQQQ from the coding sequence GTGCTGGGAAGGAGAGGTTTTACCCTTATAGAGGTAATGGTCGCCGTCATGGTCCTCGCGCTGACGACGACGGCGGCGATAAAACTTACGATAATGGCGCAAAATACCCTCTCCGCCGTAAAGGAGAAGGAGAGCCTCTTGAATGCCGCGCAGGCGGTGGAGGCGGGGATCTCGACAAAGGAGCTCTCCGACGCGGGAACGAGCGGGGACTTCAAGTGGGAGACGAAGGACAAGGAGACGGAGATGTTCGGCGAGAAATTCGGGCGGCTCGACTTCGACAAGGCAGGCTCCGACGACAGCGGAGAAGCCCTAAAGGTGAAGTGGCGCGAGATCACCGTCGCCGATAAGAAAAATAAAAAGATAATACTGTACATCCCTTCGAAAGAGGATGCAGAGGAAGAGGCGGCAGCGGCGTCGTCGACGGATATTATAAAGAGCGGAAGCCGCGGCGATAAACAACAGCAATAG
- a CDS encoding glycosyltransferase family 4 protein: MKIIEILPELDIGGVERHVIDLSNELAERGHEILVISAGGKMQCQLSQKVSHIEMPVHKKNPLTGWFCARKIARLVENGRYQLIHAHSRVPAWIARWASNMSGIPYVVTAHVDFGNKSRWIYSPYRDAARVICVSEAVREGMKQCFYENTQVVLNGLNIPGVSWRKDNLKGTIRFLFVGRLSLVKGLQDILKTIRKDGDWTLDILGDGPMKEKLEDICKERGFENKITFHGYSDMVDQFMANSSCLLFPSYTEGMPLTLARAVQIGIPVIASNIPSVREMAGCEDNLIPPGDLLAWEKALVDFMNVRKVKLSIPLSSVPTLQQMVDQDERIYEEVIELCERERQK; encoded by the coding sequence TTGAAAATAATTGAAATTTTACCGGAATTAGATATTGGCGGTGTTGAAAGGCATGTTATAGATCTTTCGAATGAACTCGCTGAACGTGGGCATGAGATTTTAGTGATATCTGCCGGCGGTAAGATGCAGTGTCAGCTTTCGCAGAAAGTCAGTCACATCGAAATGCCGGTCCATAAGAAAAATCCTCTGACAGGCTGGTTTTGTGCGAGAAAAATCGCGAGACTTGTAGAGAACGGCAGGTATCAGCTGATCCACGCTCATTCTAGGGTTCCTGCCTGGATCGCGCGCTGGGCCTCTAATATGTCCGGTATTCCATACGTTGTAACCGCGCATGTGGATTTTGGCAATAAATCAAGGTGGATATATTCTCCATATCGCGACGCGGCCCGTGTGATATGCGTCAGTGAGGCTGTACGCGAAGGTATGAAACAATGTTTTTATGAGAATACACAAGTTGTATTGAATGGTTTAAATATACCTGGAGTATCGTGGCGTAAGGACAATTTGAAAGGGACAATACGGTTCCTTTTTGTTGGCAGATTGTCGCTGGTAAAAGGATTGCAGGACATATTAAAAACGATAAGGAAAGACGGGGATTGGACGCTGGATATCTTGGGAGATGGTCCGATGAAAGAAAAGCTGGAGGATATCTGTAAAGAGCGTGGTTTTGAAAATAAGATAACTTTCCATGGATACTCAGATATGGTAGATCAGTTCATGGCGAATTCTTCTTGCTTGCTCTTTCCTTCATACACGGAGGGAATGCCGTTGACCCTCGCACGTGCGGTGCAAATCGGAATCCCTGTTATAGCGTCGAATATACCATCTGTTCGTGAGATGGCAGGTTGTGAAGACAACTTAATTCCTCCTGGAGATCTACTTGCTTGGGAAAAGGCTTTAGTTGATTTCATGAATGTTAGGAAGGTAAAACTTTCAATACCGTTATCTTCAGTGCCGACTTTGCAACAAATGGTTGATCAAGATGAAAGGATATACGAAGAAGTGATCGAATTATGTGAAAGAGAGAGGCAAAAATGA
- the gspD gene encoding type II secretion system secretin GspD: MMHGKKRLLYTLFAAAAVSLSACTLSAAEPDQEELNLIQAAQEMRAAGRVQLNFKDLDMAKFIRFMSELLGENILVNPGVSGKVSVVSPKAVTLKEARQVMLSVLEMNNLSLQDMEGYSKVVPLSTGGTASNTVIKGDQSVDPSDTIMVQLVPLSYVKAGYVVSPLKTAIPQIQVSPIGNGSAVLLVGKAALLSRAAGVIRAIDAPDSIRTIKVCALQYANAKLLEAQLNAIAKDASSKLAGMVSVSDERTKRIILVGSSQNIREAERIIKDIDVPSRTENFHVYRLKNADAKTVAEQLSQILAVAAKLSPDPKGAMPSTVVPDLPTNSLVFTASQEQYNSLKTILEQLDTQPKQVLLRGLIAEVSLNKLNSAGIDWAAWGGDLFGSTVVAGNVQLGNTAVPSDIQQLYQSLITNEKLEYDDKGNAHTLTNTQGAGLAYAYIKLLNKFDAINVLSMPRLMCTDNLESSLQVGQVIPQLKGSLTNAANTDSVTNSYEYKDVGLILTVTPHIRSGNLVALEIEQRIEDLMTTTNSVTPITSKREVKTSVLVANGETVVIGGLIKEAEKELKNRVPLFSYIPLIGNLFKSQEKQREKVDLMIFLTPYILETPQHASKITNEIITDGQKLSEAERILMQRNNEDYRKSIKQQGVSREMLDPHGQFSGMVGSDDVKPQQKAPNGGK; this comes from the coding sequence ATGATGCACGGTAAGAAAAGATTGCTTTATACATTATTCGCAGCGGCTGCCGTATCTCTCTCGGCCTGCACCCTGTCGGCGGCGGAGCCCGACCAAGAAGAGCTGAACCTGATCCAGGCGGCGCAGGAGATGCGCGCCGCGGGCCGCGTACAGCTGAACTTCAAAGACCTCGATATGGCGAAATTCATCCGCTTTATGTCGGAGCTCCTTGGGGAAAATATTCTTGTGAACCCGGGGGTCTCAGGCAAGGTTTCGGTGGTCTCACCGAAGGCCGTCACCCTCAAAGAGGCGCGGCAGGTGATGCTGTCGGTGCTCGAAATGAACAACCTCTCTCTGCAGGACATGGAGGGATACTCCAAAGTTGTGCCCCTCTCCACCGGCGGAACCGCGAGCAACACCGTCATCAAGGGGGACCAAAGCGTTGACCCGAGCGACACGATAATGGTGCAGCTGGTGCCTCTGAGCTATGTGAAGGCCGGTTACGTCGTCTCGCCGCTCAAGACGGCGATCCCGCAGATACAGGTCTCCCCGATCGGCAACGGCAGCGCCGTTTTGCTGGTAGGCAAGGCCGCCCTGCTCTCCCGCGCCGCCGGGGTCATCCGCGCGATCGACGCCCCCGACAGCATTCGCACGATCAAGGTCTGCGCGCTGCAATACGCGAACGCGAAGCTGCTGGAGGCGCAGCTCAACGCGATCGCGAAGGACGCCTCCTCAAAGCTGGCGGGGATGGTATCGGTCTCCGACGAGCGCACTAAGAGGATAATCCTCGTCGGCAGCAGCCAGAACATCCGTGAGGCGGAGCGTATCATCAAGGATATCGACGTCCCCTCGCGCACCGAGAACTTCCACGTATATCGCCTGAAAAACGCCGACGCGAAGACGGTCGCCGAGCAGCTTTCCCAGATACTCGCCGTCGCCGCGAAGCTCTCGCCGGACCCCAAAGGGGCGATGCCATCGACGGTCGTCCCCGACCTGCCGACCAACAGCCTTGTATTTACCGCTTCGCAGGAACAGTATAACTCGCTTAAGACAATCCTCGAACAGCTTGACACACAGCCGAAACAGGTGTTGCTGCGCGGCCTTATCGCCGAGGTCAGCCTCAACAAGCTCAACAGCGCCGGCATCGACTGGGCGGCCTGGGGCGGCGACCTCTTCGGCAGTACGGTCGTCGCGGGTAACGTGCAGCTTGGCAACACCGCCGTTCCCTCCGACATTCAGCAGTTATACCAGAGTCTGATCACTAATGAAAAACTGGAATATGATGATAAGGGCAATGCTCACACACTCACAAATACACAAGGCGCCGGTCTTGCCTATGCCTACATAAAACTGCTCAACAAATTCGACGCGATCAACGTCCTCTCGATGCCGCGCCTCATGTGCACCGACAACCTTGAGAGCTCCCTTCAGGTGGGACAGGTCATACCGCAGCTCAAGGGCAGCCTTACAAACGCGGCCAACACTGACTCTGTGACGAACTCTTACGAATACAAGGACGTCGGCCTCATCCTCACGGTGACGCCGCACATCAGAAGCGGTAACCTCGTCGCGCTGGAGATCGAACAGCGCATCGAAGACCTGATGACGACGACGAACTCCGTCACGCCGATAACCTCCAAGCGCGAGGTCAAGACCAGCGTACTCGTCGCGAACGGCGAAACGGTCGTCATTGGCGGTCTCATCAAAGAGGCGGAGAAGGAGCTGAAGAACCGTGTGCCGCTCTTCTCATACATCCCTCTGATCGGCAATCTCTTCAAATCTCAGGAGAAGCAGCGCGAAAAGGTTGACCTGATGATCTTCCTCACGCCCTATATACTTGAGACGCCGCAGCACGCCTCGAAGATCACCAACGAGATCATCACTGACGGACAGAAGCTCAGCGAAGCGGAACGCATCCTGATGCAGCGCAACAACGAGGACTACCGCAAGTCGATCAAACAGCAGGGAGTTTCAAGAGAGATGCTTGATCCCCACGGACAGTTCTCCGGAATGGTGGGCTCAGACGACGTGAAGCCGCAGCAAAAGGCCCCGAACGGCGGCAAATAA
- a CDS encoding GspE/PulE family protein, which translates to MTERSLKDLNITPESVLELIPPGVSLDALRDKCFIPIVRDEKVVTFAAADLSCVVETQLLAASMDASADTILFPPAEIQNLIRGLYDIKSGVGQETLNAIEEVDDLSELARQEVMSDSVDAPVVKLVNGILMESLRERATDIHIEPYEDRVAVRYRVDGVLSDRYALSKGHQSPVTSRIKVMANMDIAERFVPQDGRIGISLGDRLVDIRVSSLPTQHGERLVLRLLDKARGLLTLEDLGMKAYERERIENLIRRPNGMILFTGPTGSGKSTSLYAILQALARPQVNIITVEDPIEYDLPGVGQVQVNEKAGLTFANTLRSILRQDPDIIMIGEMRDFDTAHIGIQASLTGHLVFSTLHTNDSISAVTRLTDMGVEPYLISGSLLGVVAQRLVRRVCPHCKKEIPTSGVVLKNGIEKAWRGVGCEHCNGSGYRGRFGLYEQFDVTPEIQDAIARGAALHELKSLARHGGFATLLELGLLAVREGETTPEEMLRVVGEV; encoded by the coding sequence ATGACGGAGCGTTCCTTAAAAGATCTGAACATAACGCCGGAAAGCGTGCTTGAGCTCATCCCTCCGGGGGTGAGCCTTGACGCTCTGCGTGACAAGTGCTTCATACCCATCGTGCGCGACGAAAAGGTCGTCACCTTTGCGGCGGCCGACCTATCATGCGTAGTGGAGACGCAGCTGCTCGCGGCCTCGATGGACGCCAGCGCCGATACCATACTATTCCCGCCCGCGGAGATACAGAACCTCATCCGCGGCCTCTACGACATCAAGAGCGGCGTCGGGCAGGAGACGCTGAACGCCATCGAAGAGGTCGACGACCTCTCCGAACTCGCGCGCCAGGAGGTCATGAGCGACAGCGTAGACGCGCCGGTCGTCAAGCTTGTCAACGGCATCCTCATGGAGTCCCTGCGCGAACGCGCGACGGATATCCACATCGAACCCTACGAGGACCGCGTCGCCGTGCGTTACCGCGTCGACGGCGTCCTATCCGACCGCTACGCCCTCTCCAAAGGACATCAGTCGCCCGTGACGAGCCGTATCAAAGTCATGGCCAACATGGATATCGCAGAACGTTTCGTGCCGCAGGACGGCCGCATCGGCATCAGCCTTGGGGACCGCCTTGTCGATATACGCGTCAGCTCATTGCCGACACAGCATGGAGAGCGTCTGGTGCTCAGGCTCCTCGACAAGGCGCGCGGCCTGCTGACGCTTGAGGACCTCGGCATGAAGGCCTACGAACGGGAGCGGATAGAGAACCTCATCCGCCGCCCCAACGGCATGATCCTCTTCACCGGCCCCACCGGCTCCGGCAAGAGCACGAGCCTCTACGCCATCCTGCAGGCGCTCGCGCGGCCGCAGGTGAACATCATCACCGTCGAAGACCCGATAGAATATGATCTTCCGGGCGTGGGGCAGGTGCAGGTGAACGAAAAGGCGGGACTCACCTTTGCGAACACCCTGCGTTCTATACTGCGCCAGGACCCCGACATCATCATGATCGGAGAGATGCGCGATTTTGACACCGCGCACATCGGCATCCAGGCCTCGCTTACGGGGCACCTTGTCTTTTCGACGCTCCACACCAACGACTCCATCAGCGCCGTGACCCGCCTTACCGACATGGGCGTCGAGCCATACCTTATCTCAGGTTCGCTGCTAGGTGTCGTCGCTCAGCGGCTTGTGCGCCGGGTCTGCCCGCACTGTAAAAAAGAGATCCCGACCTCCGGCGTCGTGTTAAAAAACGGCATCGAAAAGGCCTGGCGCGGCGTTGGCTGTGAACACTGCAACGGCAGCGGTTACCGCGGGCGCTTCGGTCTCTATGAGCAGTTCGACGTCACGCCGGAGATACAGGACGCTATCGCCCGCGGTGCGGCGCTGCACGAACTCAAGAGCCTCGCGCGCCACGGCGGCTTCGCTACCCTGCTGGAGCTTGGCCTGCTGGCAGTCCGCGAGGGAGAGACGACGCCCGAAGAGATGCTGCGCGTCGTCGGCGAGGTATAA
- a CDS encoding O-antigen ligase family protein, which produces MFKINNISYENVALATLVFSISFTIFAPAVHYIGYSLILLILIYGRIKYKTPFLCFPDKNCRNVSFILLLFFLWSAFANLIYMSDLELWGKGASVYLEMLIGYLFAVRLLCTERSRKAFISFFIPATVFIFIMILVKDQLPPQMLPKRLTMNGNTLGLYAVMAFPYVFFYSMWVLRNKIFLKYAGCIVVLLTAFISFSSGAWLSIAFMLPFFLYFAAVNKKINIKSVIVAMVLCITVLFGINVLSHGGVFDRFKIEKNQILAVNNMDSLTNHRYTIWRIVSGLVLKNPIVGYGRGSLEQEYARALPQYPDVVRDNNVIHGHAHNMYMELAFSGGLPSAIFFIMAFILLLISTWRARDATENGVPWNLMLFVLLAGQLVYGLTGDVFEARRDIAVIFWTSLGIASVLPKSCLSYENRISSPKDKNTQPKEEAENIL; this is translated from the coding sequence ATGTTTAAAATAAATAACATATCATATGAGAATGTAGCTCTAGCTACTTTAGTTTTTTCCATATCGTTTACAATTTTCGCGCCAGCGGTGCATTACATTGGTTACTCCTTGATATTGCTTATATTAATTTATGGGAGGATTAAGTATAAGACGCCGTTTTTGTGTTTTCCAGATAAAAATTGCCGTAATGTGTCATTTATATTACTGTTGTTTTTTTTATGGAGTGCTTTTGCTAATCTCATTTATATGTCGGATTTGGAGCTTTGGGGGAAAGGTGCCTCTGTATACTTAGAAATGTTGATTGGATACCTGTTCGCTGTTAGACTGCTCTGCACGGAGAGGTCCAGAAAAGCATTTATATCGTTTTTTATCCCGGCTACGGTATTTATTTTTATTATGATCCTAGTAAAAGACCAGTTGCCTCCGCAGATGTTACCCAAGCGACTGACGATGAATGGAAATACCTTGGGGTTATATGCCGTTATGGCATTTCCTTATGTCTTTTTTTATAGCATGTGGGTTTTAAGGAATAAAATATTTCTGAAATATGCCGGCTGTATAGTAGTATTGCTGACCGCGTTTATATCTTTTTCCAGTGGCGCATGGCTGTCTATTGCCTTTATGCTTCCATTCTTTTTATACTTTGCCGCTGTTAATAAAAAAATTAACATAAAAAGTGTTATTGTTGCGATGGTTTTATGTATAACGGTGTTGTTTGGGATTAACGTTCTATCCCACGGAGGTGTATTTGACAGATTCAAAATAGAAAAAAATCAGATTTTAGCCGTAAATAATATGGATTCACTGACGAATCACAGATATACTATTTGGCGAATCGTGTCTGGGTTAGTTTTGAAAAATCCAATTGTAGGCTATGGACGGGGTTCTCTTGAGCAGGAGTACGCCAGAGCACTGCCGCAGTATCCTGATGTAGTGAGGGATAATAATGTTATTCACGGACATGCGCATAACATGTATATGGAACTTGCATTTTCCGGAGGCCTGCCGTCGGCCATATTTTTTATAATGGCGTTTATTCTTTTGCTTATCTCAACATGGCGCGCCCGTGATGCTACGGAAAATGGAGTCCCGTGGAACTTGATGTTGTTCGTCTTGCTGGCGGGGCAGCTGGTCTACGGTCTTACAGGCGATGTTTTTGAGGCCAGAAGGGATATTGCTGTGATATTTTGGACATCTTTAGGTATTGCATCGGTGCTTCCAAAGAGCTGTCTGTCTTATGAGAATAGGATATCTTCACCGAAAGATAAAAATACGCAGCCAAAAGAAGAAGCAGAGAATATACTATGA